In the Vibrio gigantis genome, one interval contains:
- a CDS encoding ParE family toxin-like protein gives MQNIVFKYQLRSPELTSSNSDCICLVDKKIWRDLPNSTRQKTLSVVNSIADGTPFTVLGGKNIKSNPSLIRFRIGRSFRLILSKGNKRLTFKLCRRQGYEQQFKHF, from the coding sequence ATGCAAAATATAGTATTCAAATACCAACTACGTAGTCCTGAGCTGACCAGCTCAAACTCTGACTGTATTTGTCTTGTTGACAAAAAAATCTGGCGCGATCTGCCAAACTCTACTCGTCAAAAAACACTGAGTGTAGTGAACTCAATTGCTGACGGTACGCCATTTACTGTGCTTGGCGGCAAAAACATTAAATCTAATCCATCCCTGATTCGATTCAGAATTGGGCGCAGCTTTCGCTTAATCCTATCTAAAGGGAACAAACGACTTACTTTCAAGCTTTGTCGACGACAAGGCTATGAGCAACAGTTTAAGCATTTTTAA